Proteins found in one Sphaeramia orbicularis chromosome 8, fSphaOr1.1, whole genome shotgun sequence genomic segment:
- the LOC115424879 gene encoding soluble scavenger receptor cysteine-rich domain-containing protein SSC5D-like has protein sequence RLVHGSSLCSGRLEVRSNQSWSSVCEEDLDLNDAQVVCRELGCGAPGLLLGGLYGEGEAPVWTSELQCEGHESAVLDCRRSSSAGKTCSPGTAAGLTCSDPGGVRLVGQPSRCAGTLEIQHQGHWRPVGDLYKLWDLKSGSAVCQHLDCGSAVSVNRTDNSTDRPVWFVSVPCVKLTSGLRDCVGVDYNYTLSSGVDVVCSVQGARRL, from the exons agactggtccatggttccagtctgtgttcaggcagactggaggtccggtccaaccagtcctggtcctcagtgtgtgaagaggatttggaccttaacgatgcccaggtggtctgtagggagctgggctgtggggctcctgggctcctcctgggggggctctatggagagggggaggctccagtctggaccagtgagctccagtgtgaaggacatgagtctgctgtcctggactgtagaaggtccagctccgctgggaagacctgctcacctggaacagctgctggactcacctgttcag atccaggtggtgtcaggttggtgggacagccgagccgctgtgctggtactttggagatccaacaccagggacactggagaccagtAGGAGACCTCTATAAactctgggacctgaagtctggatctgctgtgtgtcaacatctggattgtggatcagctgtttcagtcaacagaacagataattctacagacagacctgtgtggtttgtctcagttccttgtgtaaagctgacatctggactgagggactgtgttggaGTAGATTATAACTATACACTCTCATCtggtgtggacgtggtgtgttcag TTCAGGGTGCTCGTCGGCTCTga